One Actinospica robiniae DSM 44927 genomic region harbors:
- a CDS encoding heavy metal-binding domain-containing protein: protein MSDQSTEKALHDEGVPEDAMRRLAQLQPGKGGIFTSDLTVNEFLLVREAGFRPLGLVLGSSIYHVGIQLGRWSKNQELDTLSQAMYHARELAMSRMEAEASALGADGIVGVRLEVEFKEFGADIAEFIAIGTAVKADGADHGDHAHGWRNNKGKPFTSDLSGQDFWTLIRAGYAPLDMVMGSCVYHIAHQRMGQVFGNMGRNVEIPQFTQALYDARELAMSRMQAEAEALHAEGIVGVQLRQHSHTWGGHTTEFFAIGTAVRPLRGDHVIDRPTMVLSLDN from the coding sequence ATGTCCGATCAGAGCACCGAGAAGGCCCTGCATGATGAGGGTGTGCCCGAGGACGCGATGCGCCGGCTGGCGCAGCTGCAACCGGGCAAGGGCGGGATCTTCACCTCAGACCTGACCGTGAACGAGTTCCTGCTGGTGCGCGAGGCCGGGTTCCGCCCGCTCGGGCTGGTGCTGGGCTCGTCCATCTACCACGTGGGCATCCAGCTCGGCCGGTGGTCGAAGAACCAGGAGCTCGACACCCTGTCCCAGGCCATGTACCACGCCCGCGAACTGGCCATGAGCCGGATGGAGGCCGAGGCCAGCGCGCTCGGCGCGGACGGCATCGTGGGCGTGCGGCTCGAGGTGGAGTTCAAGGAGTTCGGCGCGGACATCGCCGAGTTCATCGCCATCGGCACGGCGGTGAAGGCGGACGGCGCCGACCACGGCGACCACGCGCACGGCTGGCGCAACAACAAGGGCAAGCCGTTCACCTCGGACCTGAGCGGCCAGGACTTCTGGACCCTGATCCGGGCCGGCTACGCCCCGCTGGACATGGTGATGGGCTCGTGCGTCTATCACATCGCGCACCAGCGGATGGGCCAGGTCTTCGGCAACATGGGCCGCAACGTGGAGATCCCGCAGTTCACCCAGGCGCTGTACGACGCGCGCGAGCTGGCCATGAGCCGGATGCAGGCGGAGGCCGAGGCCCTGCACGCCGAGGGCATCGTGGGCGTGCAGCTGCGCCAGCACTCGCACACCTGGGGCGGGCACACCACGGAGTTCTTCGCGATCGGCACGGCCGTGCGCCCGCTGCGCGGTGACCACGTGATCGACCGGCCCACCATGGTGCTGTCCCTCGACAACTGA
- a CDS encoding heavy metal-binding domain-containing protein: MSTQEFNAILGVGFDPVGQVLGTAVFQIGYQGGYGCSGAWSGYLGQNMATDVSSRAWAPFSALVQAMYAARRTALGRAVAECRALGGDGIVGASLKVRRFVAGGLEFTALGTAVRARGRVRPREPFTSHVTGQEFAKLIHAGYVPTGLAMGISIASRHDDYRTRAALSRWAGNQEVPGYTQLINNARHDARNQLLKDARQHGGDGVVVDEVDLRIGERECPGYEGQRDHIAEAFLLGTSVARFDRTHREPAPQALTIMRLDYQKTGL; this comes from the coding sequence TTGAGCACACAGGAATTCAACGCGATTCTCGGCGTGGGTTTCGACCCCGTCGGACAGGTACTGGGCACCGCCGTGTTCCAAATCGGCTATCAGGGCGGATACGGCTGTTCGGGTGCCTGGAGCGGCTATCTGGGTCAGAACATGGCCACCGATGTCTCGTCCCGGGCCTGGGCTCCGTTCAGTGCTCTGGTCCAGGCGATGTACGCCGCCCGGCGCACCGCGCTCGGCCGGGCCGTGGCCGAGTGCAGGGCGCTGGGCGGCGACGGCATCGTCGGCGCGTCGCTCAAGGTGCGCCGGTTCGTCGCCGGCGGCCTCGAGTTCACCGCGCTCGGCACCGCCGTGCGGGCCCGGGGCAGGGTCCGGCCGCGCGAGCCGTTCACCTCGCACGTGACCGGCCAGGAGTTCGCGAAGCTGATCCACGCCGGGTACGTGCCGACCGGGCTGGCCATGGGCATCTCCATCGCCTCCCGGCACGACGACTACCGCACCCGCGCCGCGCTCAGCCGCTGGGCCGGCAACCAGGAGGTGCCGGGCTACACCCAGCTGATCAACAACGCCCGCCACGACGCGCGCAACCAGCTGCTCAAGGACGCCCGCCAGCACGGCGGCGACGGAGTGGTGGTGGACGAGGTCGATCTGCGCATCGGCGAGCGCGAGTGCCCCGGCTACGAGGGACAGCGCGACCACATCGCCGAGGCGTTCCTGCTCGGCACCAGCGTCGCCCGATTCGACCGGACCCACCGGGAGCCGGCCCCCCAGGCATTGACCATCATGCGCCTCGACTATCAGAAGACGGGTTTGTGA
- the glgX gene encoding glycogen debranching protein GlgX produces the protein MPRPWPGSWRPLGLSYDGQGVNAALWAAGAAGVDLCLFGEDGAEERVALTESTFHVWHGYLPGIGPGQRYGFRVHGPWEPGSGRRWNPEKLLLDPYTRAIDGDFTLHEATFGHLPGDSAPFMPKGVVVDESVRVDTGPRPMIPFAESVIYEANVRGLTMRHPDVPEDLRGTYAGLAHPAVIDHLVKLGITAVELLPVHHFISEPHLIEQGRVNSWGYNSIGYFAPHAGYSAAVRRGVRGGQVREFQEMVAALHRAGIEVILDVVYNHTAEGNQDGPTLSFRGIDNDCYYRLSDDPQYYRDYTGCGNTLNVTQPHVIQLITDSLRYWATEMGVDGFRFDLASALARSLHDVDKLSAFLTTISQDPVLQGVKLIAEPWDVGEGGYQVGEFPPLWAEWNDKFRDTARDYWRGARPDVRELAYRLSGSSDLYQDDGRRPYASINFITAHDGFTMRDLVTYEQKHNEAHGEENRDGNNDNRSCNYGVEGETDDEELNLLRRRQIRNLLSMMLLATGVPMLLSGDEMGRTQHGDNNAYCVDDETSWVDWSLLEKPQWRSLLDTTRRVIHLRRRHPVLRQRLFFSGQPAYPGGLQDIAWFRPDGIEMNEGDWFEPSTALGVYLSGQDIRGRGPHGERITDDSFLLIMYAGWEDLEFTLPGDPWARWYQVAVDTSLDGDPGARDDVMLAGGTTLALAPRSLLLLRADHELWSAT, from the coding sequence ATGCCTCGCCCATGGCCCGGTTCTTGGCGGCCGCTCGGTCTGAGCTACGACGGACAGGGCGTCAACGCGGCCCTGTGGGCGGCCGGTGCCGCCGGGGTGGATCTGTGCCTGTTCGGGGAGGACGGCGCGGAGGAACGGGTGGCTCTGACCGAGTCCACCTTCCACGTCTGGCACGGCTATCTGCCCGGCATCGGCCCGGGTCAGCGCTACGGCTTCCGCGTGCACGGGCCCTGGGAGCCCGGCAGCGGCCGGCGCTGGAACCCGGAGAAGCTGCTGCTCGACCCGTACACCCGGGCGATCGACGGCGACTTCACCCTGCACGAGGCCACCTTCGGGCATCTGCCCGGGGACTCGGCGCCGTTCATGCCCAAGGGCGTGGTGGTGGACGAGAGCGTGCGGGTGGACACCGGTCCGCGGCCGATGATCCCGTTCGCCGAGAGCGTCATCTACGAGGCGAACGTGCGCGGGCTGACCATGCGTCACCCGGACGTGCCCGAGGACCTGCGCGGCACCTACGCCGGCCTGGCCCACCCGGCCGTGATCGACCACCTGGTCAAGCTGGGCATCACCGCGGTCGAACTCCTCCCGGTGCACCACTTCATCTCCGAGCCGCACCTGATCGAACAGGGCCGGGTCAACTCATGGGGTTACAACTCCATCGGGTATTTCGCTCCGCACGCCGGCTACAGCGCGGCGGTGCGCCGCGGCGTCCGCGGCGGGCAGGTGCGCGAGTTCCAGGAGATGGTCGCGGCGCTGCACCGGGCCGGCATCGAGGTCATCCTCGACGTGGTCTACAACCACACCGCCGAGGGCAACCAGGACGGTCCGACGCTCTCGTTCCGCGGCATCGACAACGACTGCTATTACCGGCTGTCGGACGACCCGCAGTACTACCGCGACTACACCGGCTGCGGCAACACCCTCAACGTCACCCAGCCGCACGTCATCCAGCTGATCACGGACTCGCTGCGGTACTGGGCCACCGAGATGGGGGTCGACGGCTTCCGCTTCGACCTCGCCTCCGCGCTGGCCCGGTCGCTGCACGACGTGGACAAGCTCTCCGCGTTCCTCACCACGATCTCGCAGGACCCGGTGCTCCAGGGCGTGAAGCTGATCGCCGAGCCGTGGGACGTGGGCGAGGGCGGCTACCAGGTCGGCGAGTTCCCGCCGCTTTGGGCGGAGTGGAACGACAAGTTCCGCGACACCGCGCGGGACTACTGGCGCGGCGCCCGCCCGGACGTGCGCGAGCTGGCCTACCGGCTCTCCGGCTCCTCGGACCTCTACCAGGACGACGGCCGCCGCCCCTACGCCTCGATCAACTTCATCACCGCGCACGACGGGTTCACCATGCGCGACCTGGTGACCTACGAGCAGAAGCACAACGAGGCGCACGGCGAGGAGAACCGGGACGGCAACAACGACAACCGGTCCTGCAACTACGGCGTCGAGGGCGAGACCGACGACGAAGAGCTCAACCTGCTGCGACGCCGGCAGATCAGGAACCTGCTGTCGATGATGCTGCTGGCCACCGGCGTGCCGATGCTGCTCTCCGGCGACGAGATGGGCCGCACCCAGCACGGCGACAACAACGCCTACTGCGTGGACGACGAGACCAGCTGGGTGGACTGGTCGCTGCTGGAGAAGCCGCAGTGGCGCAGCCTGCTGGACACCACCCGGCGGGTCATCCACCTGCGCCGACGCCACCCGGTGCTGCGCCAGCGGCTGTTCTTCAGCGGTCAGCCGGCCTACCCCGGCGGCCTGCAGGACATCGCCTGGTTCCGGCCGGACGGCATCGAGATGAACGAGGGCGACTGGTTCGAGCCGTCCACCGCGCTCGGGGTCTACCTCTCCGGCCAGGACATCCGCGGCCGCGGCCCGCACGGGGAGCGGATCACCGACGACAGCTTCCTGCTGATCATGTACGCCGGCTGGGAGGACCTGGAGTTCACCCTCCCGGGCGATCCGTGGGCGCGCTGGTACCAGGTCGCGGTGGACACCAGCCTCGACGGCGACCCGGGTGCGCGCGACGACGTGATGCTCGCCGGCGGCACCACCCTCGCGCTCGCTCCGCGTTCACTTCTGCTGCTGCGCGCCGATCACGAGCTGTGGAGCGCCACCTGA
- a CDS encoding ABC transporter permease — MTLIEETGTAGIPPEPDALAVAARRDIEGRSLGRIAWTRLRRDKVAMAGGVLVILLILVAIFAPLLASLEGQDPNSLNSSLIDANYSTPIGGWGGISAHHWLGVDLPNGRDLFSRIVYGARYSLGIAGVSTAFALVLGVVVGMVAGYFGGIVDNVLSRLMDLVLAFPVLLLSISILGVLPNSAFGLSGNGLRIGLVVFVIGFFSWPYIGRIVRGQTMALREREFVDAARSLGASPFRIIFKEILPNLLAPILVVATLLIPANILFEAALSFLGVGMREPTPSWGAMINSAIQTFQIDPEFLIVPGSAIFLTVLAFNLFGDGLRDAFDPKASR, encoded by the coding sequence ATGACGTTGATCGAGGAGACGGGCACGGCCGGCATACCGCCGGAGCCCGATGCACTCGCCGTGGCCGCCCGTCGGGACATCGAGGGCCGTTCGCTCGGACGCATCGCGTGGACCCGGCTGCGCCGGGACAAGGTCGCCATGGCCGGCGGGGTCCTGGTGATCCTGCTCATCCTCGTGGCGATCTTCGCCCCGCTGCTGGCCAGCCTCGAGGGCCAGGACCCGAACTCGCTCAACAGTTCCCTGATCGACGCGAACTACTCCACGCCGATCGGCGGGTGGGGCGGCATCAGCGCGCACCACTGGCTCGGCGTGGACCTGCCCAACGGGCGCGACCTGTTCAGCCGGATCGTCTACGGTGCCCGCTACTCGCTGGGCATCGCCGGCGTCTCCACCGCCTTCGCCCTCGTACTCGGGGTCGTCGTCGGCATGGTGGCCGGCTACTTCGGCGGCATCGTCGACAACGTGCTCAGCCGCCTGATGGACCTGGTGCTGGCGTTCCCGGTGCTGCTGCTCTCGATCTCGATCCTGGGCGTCCTGCCCAACAGCGCCTTCGGCCTGTCCGGCAACGGACTGCGGATCGGGCTGGTGGTCTTCGTGATCGGCTTCTTCTCCTGGCCGTACATCGGCCGAATCGTGCGCGGCCAGACCATGGCCCTGCGTGAGCGCGAGTTCGTCGACGCCGCGCGCAGCCTCGGTGCGAGCCCCTTCCGCATCATCTTCAAAGAGATCCTGCCGAACCTGCTGGCGCCGATCCTGGTGGTGGCGACCCTGTTGATCCCGGCGAACATCCTGTTCGAGGCCGCGCTCTCCTTCCTCGGCGTGGGTATGCGCGAACCGACCCCGAGCTGGGGCGCGATGATCAACTCGGCCATCCAGACCTTCCAGATCGACCCGGAGTTCCTGATCGTCCCGGGTTCGGCGATCTTCCTCACCGTCCTCGCCTTCAACCTCTTCGGCGACGGGCTGCGCGACGCCTTCGATCCCAAGGCCTCCCGCTGA